From a single Paenibacillus sp. FSL W8-0426 genomic region:
- the fliP gene encoding flagellar type III secretion system pore protein FliP (The bacterial flagellar biogenesis protein FliP forms a type III secretion system (T3SS)-type pore required for flagellar assembly.), with product MKKKIWIACSLMALISLASVTIAFAEPIPNIDIQIGGGDGSAPGTSSLSLILLITVLSIAPAILVLMTSFTRIVIVLGFVRTSLGTQQMPPNQVLVGLALFMTLFIMSPTLSSINQVALQPYLKGDLTQTEALEKAADPIKKFMFTHTREKDLLLFMKYNQAEKPETYQDIPITVMVPAYAISELKTAFQMGFMIFIPFLVIDIVISSTLMAMGMMMLPPVMISLPFKILLFVLVDGWYLVVKSLLLSFNT from the coding sequence ATGAAGAAGAAGATTTGGATAGCATGCAGCCTGATGGCTCTGATCAGCCTTGCATCCGTGACGATCGCTTTTGCGGAGCCGATTCCGAATATCGATATTCAAATCGGCGGAGGAGATGGTTCTGCGCCAGGAACGAGCTCGCTTTCCCTGATCCTGCTGATTACGGTATTGAGTATTGCACCTGCCATATTGGTATTGATGACCAGCTTCACGCGGATTGTGATCGTTCTCGGTTTTGTGCGGACGTCCCTCGGGACGCAGCAGATGCCGCCGAACCAGGTGCTTGTGGGTCTTGCGCTTTTCATGACGTTATTCATCATGTCGCCGACGCTGTCCTCCATTAATCAGGTTGCGCTCCAACCATACCTGAAGGGAGATCTTACACAGACCGAAGCGCTTGAGAAAGCTGCAGACCCCATCAAAAAGTTTATGTTTACCCACACTAGGGAAAAAGACCTATTGCTTTTCATGAAATACAATCAAGCCGAGAAACCTGAGACCTATCAGGATATTCCGATTACCGTAATGGTACCGGCATATGCAATCAGTGAGCTGAAAACAGCATTCCAGATGGGATTCATGATATTCATTCCATTTTTGGTCATAGACATCGTCATTTCAAGTACGCTTATGGCAATGGGGATGATGATGCTTCCGCCGGTTATGATCTCGCTACCGTTTAAAATACTGTTATTCGTTCTCGTGGACGGATGGTATCTGGTTGTGAAATCACTATTGCTGAGCTTCAACACTTGA
- the fliQ gene encoding flagellar biosynthesis protein FliQ: protein MTSEFIIGLAGRAVYTSLLASAPMLILALVVGLIISVFQATTQIQEQTLAFVPKIIAVLLAVLLFGPWILNILVDFTSNILENLYRYIG from the coding sequence ATGACTTCGGAGTTTATTATCGGTCTGGCCGGGAGAGCGGTTTATACTTCACTGCTGGCCAGCGCGCCCATGCTTATACTTGCCCTGGTTGTAGGTCTTATTATTAGTGTGTTCCAAGCAACAACCCAAATTCAGGAGCAAACCTTGGCCTTTGTGCCCAAAATTATTGCCGTATTGCTCGCAGTCCTCTTGTTTGGACCCTGGATTTTGAATATTTTGGTCGATTTTACGTCCAACATTCTTGAAAATCTTTACAGATATATCGGGTAG
- the flhA gene encoding flagellar biosynthesis protein FlhA, which translates to MKTKDIAVLAGIIGIVLMMILPIPLWLLDLLLVVNISIALMILLVAMNSKEALQFSIFPALLLITTLFRLALNISTTKLILGEGEAGSVVATFGSWIAGGQIAIGFIVFLILVVVQFIVITKGSERVAEVAARFTLDAMPGKQMSIDADLNAGLINEQQARERRSKIEREADFYGAMDGASKFVKGDAIASIIILIINLVGGFIIGMTVHGLSFAEALSTYSVLTIGDGLVSQIPALLISTAAGLIVTRASSEGNLADDITGQLFSYPILIYIVAFVVAMLGFFTPIHTVTTLPLAGLLAFAAWRMQNNLNLKQEAEVQMEEEQQIEEVRSPESVINLLQVDPIEFEFGYGLIPLADNQQGGDLLDRIIMIRRQCALELGLVVPVIRIRDNIQLRPNEYVIKIKGNVVGGGELLLNHYLAMSPGYEDESITGIETTEPAFGLPALWIDEVAKDRAELAGYTVVDPPSVVATHLTELIKKHAHELLGRQETKALVDNLRENYAALVDELIPSVLGIGDVQKVLAKLLREKISIRDMVTIFETLADYGTYTKDPDVLTEYVRQSLSRQITQQFSQKGETLRVITVGPGLEKKIAESVQQSDQGSYLALDPASTQNVYQKLTEQVNRVIQSGQQPVVLTSPTIRMYLRQVIERTMQDIPVLSYSELEPNVEIQSVGVVNL; encoded by the coding sequence TTGAAAACTAAAGATATTGCCGTCCTAGCGGGGATCATTGGCATCGTGTTGATGATGATTCTCCCGATCCCACTCTGGCTGCTGGACTTGCTGCTCGTGGTCAACATCTCCATCGCCCTGATGATCTTGCTTGTTGCAATGAACAGCAAAGAGGCGCTGCAGTTTTCGATCTTCCCGGCTTTGTTGCTCATTACAACACTGTTTCGGCTTGCGCTGAATATTTCGACAACCAAGCTGATTTTGGGAGAGGGCGAGGCAGGGTCCGTTGTAGCTACCTTCGGTAGCTGGATTGCCGGTGGACAGATTGCGATTGGTTTCATCGTATTCCTTATTCTCGTCGTTGTTCAGTTTATCGTCATTACCAAAGGTTCAGAGCGCGTAGCCGAAGTAGCTGCCCGCTTTACGCTCGATGCGATGCCAGGTAAACAGATGAGTATCGATGCGGATTTAAATGCCGGTTTGATCAATGAACAGCAGGCGCGCGAACGCCGCTCCAAGATTGAACGCGAAGCGGATTTCTATGGAGCGATGGATGGTGCAAGTAAATTTGTCAAAGGTGATGCCATTGCGAGCATCATCATCCTGATCATCAACCTCGTCGGCGGATTCATTATCGGTATGACGGTCCATGGGCTTTCTTTTGCCGAGGCCTTGTCCACGTATTCCGTTCTGACGATCGGTGATGGATTGGTCAGCCAGATTCCTGCACTACTGATTTCGACGGCAGCGGGTCTGATTGTCACGCGGGCATCTTCGGAGGGCAACCTTGCCGATGATATTACCGGACAATTGTTCTCATACCCGATTCTCATTTACATTGTAGCGTTCGTCGTTGCCATGCTGGGGTTCTTTACGCCAATTCATACCGTTACGACATTGCCTCTTGCCGGGTTGCTTGCTTTCGCTGCATGGAGAATGCAGAACAACCTTAACCTGAAGCAAGAAGCCGAGGTACAGATGGAAGAGGAACAACAGATTGAGGAAGTCCGAAGTCCGGAAAGTGTCATCAACCTTCTTCAGGTGGATCCCATTGAATTCGAATTCGGCTATGGTTTGATACCGCTTGCTGACAACCAGCAGGGTGGGGATTTATTGGATCGGATTATCATGATCCGGAGACAGTGCGCGCTTGAATTAGGGCTTGTCGTGCCAGTCATCCGCATTCGCGATAATATCCAGCTCAGGCCTAACGAATACGTGATTAAAATCAAAGGCAATGTTGTTGGCGGCGGAGAACTGCTGCTGAATCATTACCTGGCGATGAGTCCGGGATATGAGGATGAATCCATCACAGGAATCGAAACGACGGAGCCTGCCTTCGGCCTTCCTGCGCTATGGATTGATGAAGTCGCGAAAGACCGGGCTGAATTGGCTGGATATACGGTTGTCGATCCACCGTCTGTCGTGGCCACCCATTTGACCGAGTTGATTAAAAAACATGCCCACGAATTGCTTGGAAGACAAGAAACGAAAGCGCTTGTGGACAATCTCAGGGAAAATTATGCTGCGCTTGTGGACGAGCTTATTCCTTCCGTTCTTGGCATCGGCGATGTACAGAAAGTGTTAGCCAAACTGCTGCGCGAAAAGATATCCATTCGGGATATGGTTACGATTTTCGAAACGCTGGCTGATTACGGCACATACACGAAAGATCCTGATGTGCTTACGGAATATGTACGCCAATCGCTCTCGCGTCAAATTACCCAGCAATTTTCGCAAAAGGGCGAAACGCTGCGTGTCATTACAGTGGGTCCGGGCTTGGAAAAGAAGATTGCCGAAAGCGTGCAGCAATCCGATCAAGGAAGCTATCTTGCATTGGATCCGGCCTCGACTCAAAATGTGTATCAAAAACTGACCGAACAGGTCAACCGGGTCATTCAATCCGGACAACAGCCTGTCGTGTTGACATCGCCGACGATTCGTATGTATTTGCGGCAGGTTATTGAACGCACGATGCAGGATATTCCTGTGCTTTCCTATAGCGAGTTGGAACCGAATGTTGAAATTCAAAGTGTCGGGGTGGTGAACCTATGA
- the flhF gene encoding flagellar biosynthesis protein FlhF, translating to MRVKQYVVETMPEAMLQIRKDLGSDAVILSTKEVKVGGVLGMFRKKRIEVVAAIEKEEKGDAGRQVTVPSASSVPLVPRTRVPEAYRQTASSFAQDFEKKVSPQEENPEIKSDQVEEMRSAPEQNDLGRGAAGAAPGSDAEDKPRPEGADFSVSTSETNQQSGETHELMAELRDIKRMMNRLAQQGTAADSFPEDLASLKDRLQDQELWSELSDNWFEEVLNNVEENELDPEGARRAVQQEIVRFLIERIDEGIRPDTRIVYVAGPTGVGKTTTIAKLAAEQMFNKQRKVGFITSDTYRISAVEQLRTYASILNVPLEVVQSPGDTQRAISRLQECDLIFMDTAGRNYRNELLVSELQSLLAPVEHSETYLVISLTSKSRDMIEIANHFSKYGLDKVIFTKMDETGSYGPMFNLLHQFPIKLAYLTNGQNVPDHLLKPDADQLADMLLGETKQ from the coding sequence ATGAGAGTAAAACAATATGTCGTTGAGACCATGCCCGAAGCGATGCTTCAAATTCGGAAAGACTTGGGAAGCGACGCCGTCATTCTGTCTACCAAAGAAGTCAAGGTTGGCGGCGTTCTCGGAATGTTTCGCAAAAAAAGAATTGAGGTTGTCGCCGCAATAGAAAAGGAAGAGAAGGGGGATGCGGGTCGGCAGGTCACCGTACCGTCCGCGTCTTCGGTCCCCTTGGTACCTCGGACGCGAGTCCCTGAGGCTTATCGTCAAACAGCGAGTTCTTTTGCCCAGGATTTCGAGAAAAAAGTTTCGCCACAGGAAGAAAATCCGGAAATAAAAAGTGATCAAGTAGAAGAAATGCGTTCTGCGCCTGAACAAAACGATTTGGGCAGGGGAGCTGCAGGTGCTGCTCCGGGTTCAGACGCCGAAGATAAACCGCGACCGGAAGGGGCGGATTTTTCGGTTTCAACGTCTGAAACGAATCAGCAATCGGGCGAAACGCATGAACTGATGGCAGAGCTCCGGGATATCAAACGGATGATGAATAGGCTTGCACAGCAGGGAACAGCAGCTGATTCATTTCCGGAAGACCTGGCTTCATTAAAGGATCGTTTGCAGGATCAGGAACTGTGGTCCGAACTCTCGGACAATTGGTTCGAAGAGGTGCTAAATAACGTGGAGGAAAACGAGTTGGATCCAGAAGGCGCAAGGAGAGCGGTTCAGCAGGAAATTGTACGCTTTCTGATTGAGCGCATCGATGAAGGAATCCGACCCGATACCCGCATTGTCTATGTTGCCGGCCCTACCGGAGTAGGAAAAACAACGACGATTGCCAAGCTGGCGGCGGAGCAGATGTTCAACAAGCAGAGGAAAGTAGGTTTCATCACGTCCGATACCTATCGGATTTCGGCAGTAGAACAGCTCAGAACCTATGCATCCATTCTCAATGTTCCGCTGGAGGTCGTGCAGTCACCGGGAGATACGCAACGTGCTATCTCAAGGCTTCAGGAATGCGATCTGATCTTTATGGATACGGCAGGTAGAAACTATCGGAATGAATTGCTGGTTTCCGAGCTCCAGAGTCTGCTTGCGCCCGTGGAGCATAGCGAGACCTACCTGGTCATCAGCTTGACGTCGAAAAGCAGGGACATGATTGAAATTGCGAATCATTTCAGCAAATATGGGCTGGACAAAGTGATTTTCACGAAAATGGATGAAACCGGAAGTTATGGCCCGATGTTCAATCTGCTGCATCAATTTCCGATCAAGCTGGCATACCTGACCAATGGTCAGAATGTCCCGGATCATCTGTTGAAGCCCGATGCGGATCAATTGGCTGACATGTTGTTGGGAGAAACGAAGCAATGA
- the fliY gene encoding flagellar motor switch phosphatase FliY encodes MTSKDYLSQEEIDALLRQSESMNSSEPLPKTVDDFLTDLEQDALGEIGNITFGSAATALSTLLGLKVDITTPKVSIISRSQFETAFPKPHVAVHVNYVDGFEGINSLVIKKRDAQVIADLMLGGEGNPADEELNEIHISAVQEAMNQMMGSSATSMSTIFNRFVNISPPGIDILNMESGEGVNSLPDDETLIQVSFRLMIGDLIDSTLMQLLPVHFAKSMVEMLIGGAQESTAGAPVQSDPLPASAPAPAAQEPAAPAPQPATPPQMPPQQPMPDYGYGQAPMGMPPQQPYPMQPQQPYGTPQHYGGMPNRNVNVQPVQFANLQNGAYGQVDENNLNLLMDIPLKVTVELGRTQKQIKDILELSQGSIIELDKLAGEPVDILVNNKLIAKGEVVVIDENFGVRVTDIVSQWDRIQKLQ; translated from the coding sequence TTGACGAGTAAGGATTATTTGTCGCAGGAAGAGATTGATGCATTGCTCCGGCAGTCCGAATCCATGAACAGCTCGGAGCCGCTGCCAAAGACCGTGGATGACTTTTTGACTGACCTGGAGCAGGATGCTCTGGGCGAGATCGGAAACATTACATTCGGCAGCGCGGCAACCGCGTTATCCACATTGCTTGGACTTAAAGTAGATATCACGACACCAAAGGTGTCGATCATCAGCCGTTCCCAGTTCGAAACGGCGTTTCCCAAACCGCATGTGGCAGTACACGTCAACTATGTGGATGGATTTGAAGGAATTAATTCGCTGGTCATCAAAAAGCGGGATGCCCAGGTGATTGCAGACCTGATGCTTGGTGGCGAAGGAAATCCGGCGGATGAAGAATTGAACGAGATTCATATCAGCGCCGTACAGGAAGCGATGAACCAGATGATGGGCTCATCGGCGACTTCCATGTCAACGATCTTTAATCGGTTCGTTAACATTTCGCCGCCAGGCATTGATATCCTCAACATGGAAAGCGGCGAAGGTGTAAACAGCTTGCCTGATGATGAGACGCTGATCCAAGTGTCCTTCAGATTGATGATCGGGGATCTGATCGATTCGACGTTGATGCAGCTGCTGCCTGTGCATTTTGCAAAGAGCATGGTCGAAATGCTGATCGGTGGCGCACAGGAGTCCACCGCAGGAGCACCTGTGCAATCGGACCCGCTGCCGGCATCTGCCCCAGCACCGGCTGCCCAGGAACCAGCCGCCCCGGCACCGCAGCCTGCGACACCGCCGCAGATGCCGCCACAGCAGCCAATGCCGGACTATGGTTACGGACAAGCTCCCATGGGGATGCCGCCGCAACAACCATATCCAATGCAGCCGCAGCAACCTTACGGAACGCCGCAGCACTATGGCGGCATGCCGAACCGGAATGTGAACGTGCAGCCCGTGCAATTCGCTAATTTGCAGAATGGCGCATACGGACAGGTTGACGAAAATAATTTGAATTTATTGATGGACATTCCCCTTAAAGTCACCGTAGAATTAGGAAGGACCCAGAAGCAAATTAAGGATATATTGGAACTGTCGCAAGGTTCGATTATCGAGCTGGACAAGCTTGCCGGCGAACCTGTCGATATTTTGGTGAATAACAAGCTGATCGCCAAGGGGGAAGTTGTCGTCATTGATGAGAACTTTGGCGTTCGGGTTACGGATATCGTAAGCCAATGGGACCGGATTCAGAAATTACAATAA
- the flhB gene encoding flagellar biosynthesis protein FlhB, translating into MKYQLDLQLFSGEKTEKATPKKRQDTRKKGQVAKSMEVSGAAILLCAFLVMLVFSDFYKERIVRLFTDIFINRLSMDITSENVVAMMMRYGIEVLLLLAPVFLVVVLVALIVNYIQVGFLMIGEGLKPKLEKLDPIKGFKNIFSLRSLVEFAKSILKMLIIGYLVYSTIIGYQSEIASLAHVSLDAILHFAAKLVMDLGIKTAVALMVLAIFDYIYQKYEYEKNIRMSKQDIKDEYKKMEGDPLIKGKIRERQRRMAMQRMMQEVPNADVIITNPTHFAVALKYEGSEMEAPQVIAKGQDYVALRIKEIAKENGVITMENKPLARALFQRAEIGDAIPADLFQAVAEVLAYVYKLKGRTK; encoded by the coding sequence ATGAAATACCAACTTGATCTCCAGTTGTTTTCAGGGGAAAAGACGGAAAAGGCAACCCCCAAAAAGAGACAGGATACCCGAAAAAAGGGCCAAGTGGCCAAGAGCATGGAAGTTTCGGGAGCGGCTATATTGTTATGCGCATTTTTGGTCATGCTGGTGTTTAGCGATTTTTATAAAGAGCGGATCGTACGTTTGTTTACCGACATTTTTATCAATCGCCTGAGCATGGACATCACTTCCGAAAATGTGGTCGCCATGATGATGCGATACGGGATTGAGGTCTTGCTGCTGCTCGCGCCGGTTTTTCTGGTCGTCGTGCTTGTGGCACTGATCGTCAATTACATACAGGTTGGTTTCCTGATGATCGGAGAAGGGCTTAAACCCAAACTGGAGAAACTTGATCCGATCAAAGGGTTCAAAAACATTTTTTCCTTGCGTTCTTTGGTTGAATTCGCCAAATCCATTCTAAAAATGCTTATCATCGGTTATCTCGTATATAGCACGATCATAGGGTATCAATCGGAAATAGCCTCGCTTGCCCATGTTTCATTGGACGCCATTTTGCATTTTGCCGCAAAGCTGGTCATGGATTTGGGAATCAAAACGGCGGTTGCCCTGATGGTGCTGGCTATCTTTGATTATATCTATCAGAAATACGAATATGAGAAAAACATCCGCATGTCCAAACAAGATATCAAAGATGAGTATAAAAAAATGGAAGGCGACCCGTTGATTAAAGGCAAGATTCGGGAACGCCAGCGCAGAATGGCCATGCAGCGAATGATGCAGGAAGTACCCAATGCGGATGTAATTATTACGAACCCTACGCATTTCGCGGTGGCACTGAAATACGAAGGTTCCGAGATGGAGGCACCCCAAGTGATCGCCAAAGGTCAGGACTACGTCGCTTTACGGATTAAGGAAATCGCCAAGGAGAACGGTGTCATTACCATGGAAAACAAACCGCTGGCACGGGCATTGTTCCAAAGAGCCGAGATTGGCGACGCGATACCGGCCGACTTGTTTCAAGCGGTAGCCGAAGTGCTGGCGTATGTATATAAATTAAAGGGCAGAACGAAATAA
- a CDS encoding flagellar biosynthetic protein FliO — translation MNSQDGSMGAGAGLNYYMQLVWVIVVLAVILVLIVYLLRFLNKRNQQWFRKGTVRILGGIGLGSQKSLQIVEIGGRVYLLGVGNDIQLLDKISDAEEAQEIIDAFEREAVAQRGNLSPLITKLASRLRKEEPPREIELEDTASFHELFESKLRQMPNRKDKMEKLLEKDITTDRSRDS, via the coding sequence ATGAATTCACAGGACGGGAGTATGGGAGCTGGCGCTGGTCTCAATTATTATATGCAGCTTGTATGGGTAATTGTGGTCCTAGCCGTCATCCTGGTCCTAATCGTTTATTTGCTCCGCTTTTTGAACAAGCGGAATCAGCAGTGGTTTCGAAAAGGCACGGTTCGCATTTTGGGTGGAATTGGTCTGGGATCTCAGAAATCGCTGCAGATTGTAGAAATTGGCGGTCGTGTTTATTTGCTTGGTGTGGGAAATGACATACAGCTGCTGGACAAAATCTCGGATGCCGAAGAAGCGCAAGAAATCATCGACGCTTTTGAGCGGGAAGCCGTGGCACAGCGCGGCAACCTGTCGCCTCTCATCACCAAGCTGGCATCCCGCTTGCGAAAGGAAGAACCTCCGCGAGAGATAGAGCTTGAGGATACGGCGTCATTCCATGAACTGTTTGAATCCAAGCTTCGGCAGATGCCCAATCGCAAAGACAAGATGGAGAAGCTTCTGGAAAAAGACATTACTACAGATCGGTCGAGGGATTCATGA
- the fliR gene encoding flagellar biosynthetic protein FliR, with product METLLQSFPVALLMFCRIASFFVTAPVFSSRNVPNTLKIGLSAFVTLTVYLAYGVNQTVPADLSYILLVFREILIGLLLGFVGYLFITAVQTAGAFIDIQIGFGMANVYDPMTGASAPLTGNFKYAFAVLLFLTMNGHHYLLDAIVYSYRWIPLSNAFFLTVANGSIAEFLIRALGEAFMLAFQMSAPIVVSLFLTDVGLGFLAKTAPQFNVFAVGMPLKILVGIAILLLVVPSFSYVFGQLFEVMFRSMEQLLGTIGQRPV from the coding sequence ATGGAGACGTTGCTGCAAAGTTTTCCTGTTGCTCTGCTTATGTTTTGTCGAATTGCATCATTTTTTGTAACAGCACCTGTCTTTTCGTCCCGAAATGTGCCTAACACTTTAAAAATAGGACTTTCGGCGTTCGTTACGTTGACCGTATATCTGGCATATGGCGTGAATCAAACCGTACCTGCTGATCTGAGTTACATCTTGCTTGTATTTAGAGAGATATTGATCGGACTGCTGCTGGGGTTTGTGGGATATTTGTTCATCACGGCCGTGCAGACGGCAGGAGCGTTTATCGATATCCAAATCGGCTTTGGTATGGCGAATGTTTACGATCCGATGACAGGAGCATCTGCGCCCCTTACCGGTAACTTCAAATATGCTTTCGCTGTGTTGTTGTTCTTGACGATGAACGGGCACCATTATTTGCTGGACGCCATTGTATACAGTTATCGATGGATTCCGTTATCCAATGCGTTTTTCCTTACGGTTGCCAATGGAAGCATTGCAGAGTTTTTGATCCGGGCATTGGGTGAGGCGTTCATGCTTGCCTTTCAGATGTCTGCGCCGATTGTCGTTTCCTTGTTCCTGACGGATGTCGGGTTGGGTTTTCTGGCGAAAACCGCGCCGCAGTTCAATGTCTTTGCCGTGGGCATGCCTCTCAAAATATTGGTGGGAATTGCTATATTGTTGCTGGTCGTTCCGAGCTTTTCCTACGTGTTCGGTCAACTGTTCGAAGTCATGTTCAGATCCATGGAGCAATTGCTTGGGACCATCGGACAAAGGCCGGTCTGA
- a CDS encoding response regulator, producing MANRILVVDDAAFMRMMIRDILSKNGYEVVGEAQDGAQAIEKFKELRPDLITMDITMPEMDGIAALKEIKKIDANAKVIMCSAMGQQAMVIDAIQAGAKDFIVKPFQSDRVIEAISKTLG from the coding sequence ATGGCAAACCGAATTTTAGTCGTGGACGACGCTGCATTTATGAGAATGATGATCCGGGACATTTTGTCCAAAAACGGATACGAGGTCGTTGGCGAGGCTCAGGATGGAGCACAGGCAATTGAGAAGTTCAAGGAGCTTCGTCCGGATCTGATCACGATGGATATCACTATGCCTGAGATGGATGGAATCGCGGCTTTGAAGGAAATCAAAAAAATCGATGCCAACGCTAAAGTCATTATGTGCTCCGCGATGGGACAACAGGCCATGGTTATCGATGCCATTCAAGCGGGAGCTAAAGATTTCATCGTCAAGCCGTTCCAGTCTGACCGGGTTATCGAAGCAATCAGCAAGACGCTGGGTTAG